A genomic segment from Streptomyces sp. NBC_01233 encodes:
- a CDS encoding NAD(P)/FAD-dependent oxidoreductase — MRAAAAASRQVLVVGAGVTGLLTAVECALAGHRVTLLDRGPIPNPESSSADQHRVIRTFSPDDADATRRMAAARSRWLELQTLLGTGFYRRVGVVTAWPREQLSAVATAAAAAGVSVETVEPERLPYLEFPAGSAGVREADAGVLLADRVLRAAVRWLTGHPAVALRPYSTVTHVDVDSAHVLLAGGEKLGADLVLIAAGPWTRDLVDHPVVLHRQTMVYLRPPADAARWWAGAPAAGGLGADGRAWVMPPGEGTLLKISSDAVSRDAGTTADCADEDQSPWVARLARAAPLAGLDRYTVAAVKPCHYVSAADTGGALLARVGPAVWSRAACGGSGFSQAPLVAGRIVDALTKGAA; from the coding sequence GTGAGGGCGGCGGCGGCAGCCTCCCGGCAGGTACTCGTCGTGGGAGCGGGCGTCACCGGGCTGCTGACCGCGGTGGAATGCGCGCTCGCGGGCCACCGCGTGACCCTGCTGGACCGGGGCCCGATCCCCAATCCGGAGTCGAGCTCGGCGGACCAGCACCGGGTCATCCGCACCTTCAGCCCGGACGACGCGGACGCCACCCGGCGGATGGCCGCCGCCCGGAGCCGGTGGCTGGAACTCCAGACCCTGCTGGGCACCGGCTTCTACCGGCGCGTGGGCGTGGTGACCGCCTGGCCGCGGGAGCAGCTCTCCGCGGTGGCCACCGCGGCTGCCGCGGCGGGCGTGTCCGTGGAGACGGTGGAGCCGGAGCGCCTGCCGTACCTGGAGTTCCCGGCCGGCTCGGCGGGTGTACGCGAGGCCGACGCCGGAGTCCTGCTCGCGGACCGGGTCCTGCGGGCCGCGGTCCGGTGGCTGACCGGACATCCCGCGGTGGCCCTGCGGCCGTACAGCACGGTCACGCACGTGGACGTCGACTCGGCCCACGTCCTGCTGGCCGGCGGGGAGAAGCTCGGCGCCGACCTGGTGCTGATCGCCGCCGGCCCGTGGACCCGCGATCTGGTCGACCATCCGGTCGTACTGCACCGCCAGACCATGGTGTACCTGCGGCCGCCCGCGGACGCGGCACGGTGGTGGGCGGGCGCGCCCGCGGCGGGCGGCCTCGGCGCGGACGGGCGGGCCTGGGTGATGCCACCCGGCGAGGGCACGCTCCTGAAGATCAGCTCCGACGCCGTGTCCCGGGACGCGGGCACCACCGCGGACTGCGCGGACGAGGACCAGTCGCCCTGGGTGGCCCGGCTGGCCCGGGCGGCGCCGCTGGCCGGCCTGGACCGCTACACCGTGGCGGCGGTGAAACCGTGCCACTACGTGAGCGCCGCGGACACCGGCGGTGCGCTGCTCGCCCGGGTGGGGCCCGCCGTCTGGTCGCGGGCGGCCTGCGGCGGCTCCGGTTTCAGTCAGGCCCCGCTCGTCGCGGGGCGGATCGTCGATGCCTTGACGAAGGGAGCGGCATGA
- a CDS encoding class I tRNA ligase family protein — protein MKRTLVVIAPGPTANGDLHLGHLAGPFLAADVCARYARAAGRDVLFGTGVHFTQNYIVTTARRLGVQPEDLRVRSAGQVEETLAAAGIRPDGFVRFGDRYVKTVRHFFERLHSAGKLRLQGVRFPYSPRTGEYLTDAYVRGGCPVCLADGCAGLCENCGHWIASGDLIGPRSTLDPDDPVELREQQVLVLPLEDHREALVGYFAQQSATMRPRLAQMIEEILSRPLPDYPVTLPIAWGIPAPFPEVVGQVIYADAETIAWSMHCTALAAEHRGAVLAADDELWFSDAGSEVVYFFGSDAGFAFAVAGAAMLLALGGYVLPGHFVTNEFYELDHDKFSTSRGHVVTGRELAAEVPRDLIRFYLAATSPDFQRTNFTREALDQVTGARLVRPWNRVADKVATWTDRGPLPVSERSRVAAGLMLERFSAAYDVRRFSLTAVAFTLSEQLARLDRWEAGPDDAGDFCHEVEVFLRCAGPVLIDLAGEAFPDPAIPAARRAADADPVTRVTPVRLPRLAETAP, from the coding sequence ATGAAGCGGACCCTGGTGGTGATCGCCCCCGGACCGACCGCCAACGGCGATTTGCACCTGGGCCACCTGGCCGGCCCCTTCCTGGCCGCGGACGTGTGCGCGCGGTACGCGCGCGCCGCGGGCCGGGACGTGCTCTTCGGCACGGGCGTGCACTTCACGCAGAACTACATCGTGACGACCGCACGGAGGCTGGGCGTGCAGCCGGAGGACCTGCGCGTGCGGTCGGCCGGGCAGGTCGAGGAGACCCTGGCGGCCGCGGGGATCCGGCCGGACGGTTTCGTCCGGTTCGGCGACCGGTACGTGAAGACAGTGCGGCACTTCTTCGAGCGCCTGCACAGCGCGGGCAAGCTCCGGCTGCAGGGGGTGCGGTTCCCGTACTCGCCGCGCACGGGCGAGTACCTCACGGATGCGTACGTACGGGGCGGTTGCCCGGTGTGCCTCGCCGACGGCTGCGCCGGGCTGTGCGAGAACTGCGGGCACTGGATCGCCTCCGGCGACCTGATCGGACCGCGCTCCACCCTGGATCCCGACGATCCGGTGGAACTGCGCGAGCAGCAGGTGCTGGTGCTGCCGCTGGAGGACCACCGCGAGGCCCTCGTGGGGTACTTCGCGCAGCAGAGCGCGACGATGCGGCCGCGTCTGGCGCAGATGATCGAGGAGATCCTTTCCCGGCCGCTCCCGGACTATCCCGTCACCCTGCCGATCGCCTGGGGCATCCCGGCGCCCTTCCCGGAGGTCGTCGGCCAGGTGATCTACGCGGACGCCGAGACCATCGCGTGGAGCATGCACTGCACCGCGCTGGCGGCCGAGCACCGCGGTGCGGTGCTCGCCGCCGACGACGAGCTGTGGTTCTCCGACGCGGGCTCCGAGGTGGTGTACTTCTTCGGTTCCGACGCCGGCTTCGCCTTCGCGGTGGCCGGGGCCGCGATGCTGCTGGCACTGGGCGGCTACGTCCTGCCCGGGCACTTCGTCACCAACGAGTTCTACGAGCTGGACCACGACAAGTTCTCCACCAGCCGCGGTCACGTCGTGACGGGGCGGGAGCTGGCCGCCGAGGTGCCGAGGGACCTCATCCGGTTCTATCTCGCCGCGACCAGCCCCGATTTCCAGCGCACGAACTTCACCCGCGAGGCCCTGGATCAGGTGACCGGGGCACGGCTCGTGCGGCCGTGGAACCGGGTGGCGGACAAGGTGGCCACGTGGACGGACCGGGGACCGCTGCCGGTGTCCGAGCGGTCCAGGGTCGCGGCCGGGCTCATGCTGGAACGTTTCTCCGCCGCCTACGACGTCCGCCGGTTCAGCCTGACCGCGGTGGCCTTCACCCTGTCCGAGCAGCTGGCGCGGCTGGACCGGTGGGAGGCGGGACCCGACGACGCGGGCGACTTCTGCCACGAGGTGGAGGTGTTCCTGCGCTGCGCGGGGCCGGTCCTGATCGATCTGGCCGGGGAGGCCTTCCCGGACCCGGCGATCCCCGCCGCACGGCGGGCCGCGGACGCCGATCCCGTCACTCGGGTCACGCCCGTACGGTTGCCACGGCTGGCGGAGACGGCGCCGTGA
- a CDS encoding lysine N(6)-hydroxylase/L-ornithine N(5)-oxygenase family protein: MADREVGVLAIGAGPANLALAVAIEESGSTELADGTLLLEQSPDIKWQRDLLMPWARSQVSFLKDLVTLRNPSSRFSFLNFLHSQGRLDEFVNLGTFHPFRWEFSDYLQWVAASLEQVQIRYGARAAQIDPVCEADGSVSGWSVRLTDGDTIRCRDLVVGGGRDPRVPDVFAALPGDRLVHSAQYRTRIARIPKDEPVRAVVVGGAQSAAEMFFALRENLPSSQVTMVVRSIGLQNYQTSKFVNELFFPSFVDEFYDSPPEVRSQLLDEMRFTNYAGVAPPFLDELYTMLYREKMLGPQRSAVRAMTEVVGARLDGDEVVLDLRDRISGKIEPLRCDLVLLGTGYDPRKPALVRDLAARVGLDEVTVSRNYRVDLGESAWGAVYLQGVNEETHGIADSLISVLAHRSHDILTDLLARRETVTEPRSAR, encoded by the coding sequence GTGGCTGATCGGGAGGTCGGTGTTCTGGCGATCGGTGCGGGGCCGGCGAATCTGGCGCTCGCGGTGGCCATCGAGGAGTCGGGTTCGACCGAACTGGCCGACGGGACCCTGCTGCTGGAGCAGAGCCCGGACATCAAATGGCAGCGCGATCTGCTGATGCCGTGGGCGCGCAGCCAGGTGTCCTTCCTCAAGGACCTGGTGACGCTGCGGAATCCCAGCAGCAGGTTCTCGTTCCTCAATTTCCTCCATTCCCAGGGCCGGCTCGACGAGTTCGTGAACCTGGGGACCTTCCACCCCTTCCGGTGGGAGTTCTCCGACTACCTGCAGTGGGTCGCCGCCTCCCTGGAGCAGGTCCAGATCCGCTACGGCGCCCGCGCCGCGCAGATCGACCCGGTGTGCGAGGCGGACGGGTCGGTGTCCGGGTGGAGCGTGCGGCTCACCGACGGGGACACCATCCGCTGCCGCGACCTGGTGGTCGGCGGCGGACGCGATCCGCGGGTGCCGGACGTCTTCGCCGCGCTCCCCGGGGACCGGCTCGTCCACAGTGCCCAGTACCGGACGCGGATCGCACGGATTCCGAAGGACGAACCCGTTCGCGCCGTGGTCGTGGGCGGAGCGCAGAGCGCCGCGGAGATGTTCTTCGCATTGCGCGAGAACCTGCCGTCCAGTCAGGTGACGATGGTGGTCCGCTCGATCGGTCTGCAGAACTACCAGACCAGCAAATTCGTCAACGAATTGTTCTTCCCGTCCTTCGTCGACGAGTTCTACGACAGTCCGCCGGAGGTGCGTTCGCAGCTCCTGGACGAAATGCGGTTCACCAACTACGCGGGAGTGGCGCCGCCGTTCCTCGACGAGCTCTACACGATGCTCTACCGGGAGAAAATGCTCGGCCCGCAGCGGTCGGCCGTCCGGGCCATGACCGAGGTCGTGGGTGCCCGCCTCGACGGTGACGAAGTGGTGCTCGATCTGCGGGACCGGATCAGCGGCAAGATCGAGCCGCTGCGGTGCGACCTGGTGCTGCTCGGCACCGGCTACGACCCGCGCAAGCCCGCGCTCGTACGGGACCTCGCGGCGCGGGTCGGACTCGACGAGGTCACCGTGAGCCGCAACTACCGCGTCGACCTCGGCGAATCCGCCTGGGGCGCCGTCTACCTCCAAGGCGTCAACGAGGAGACCCACGGCATCGCCGACTCCCTCATCAGCGTCCTCGCCCACCGCTCCCACGACATCCTCACCGACCTCCTCGCCCGCCGCGAAACCGTCACCGAACCCAGGAGCGCCCGATGA